A genomic region of Enterobacter hormaechei ATCC 49162 contains the following coding sequences:
- a CDS encoding extracellular solute-binding protein, whose protein sequence is MIREDWLQKSGFSASPKTLAEYVTLFNAIHAGDYNGDGKTDSWGITSEKDLRDLDGFMNPAFGIHATWLKDDQGKLINAQISPQERSKLEFYHSLYQKGLLSSQYITTNWELKEDEFYTGKVGVVSVSSPGNVGVYQEKMRQIHPDATLTLLDPPEGPAGKGLAATDVSMETRGFAMSSLSKHKKEVMILLDFLASPEGQMMEQMGFENTHYVRQGDTISVTPKINAWYPRFIQAANWKPPVEWRTPAMLRYIDNSQRYFRADNAFIFPASFAAAIDSTSSIYNQWAYQFVSGKASFDKWDQYVSAWKAAGGNAMTEYAEEKLK, encoded by the coding sequence GTGATCCGCGAGGACTGGTTACAGAAGAGCGGATTCAGCGCATCTCCCAAAACGCTGGCGGAGTACGTTACGCTGTTCAATGCGATCCACGCCGGTGACTACAACGGCGACGGTAAAACGGATAGCTGGGGGATCACCTCCGAGAAAGACCTGCGCGATCTCGACGGTTTTATGAACCCGGCGTTTGGCATTCACGCCACCTGGCTCAAGGATGACCAGGGCAAGCTGATCAACGCCCAGATAAGCCCCCAGGAGCGGAGCAAGCTGGAGTTCTACCATTCGCTGTATCAGAAAGGCTTGCTCTCCTCCCAGTACATCACCACCAACTGGGAGCTAAAAGAGGACGAGTTTTATACCGGCAAGGTTGGCGTGGTCTCCGTCTCTTCCCCGGGCAACGTCGGCGTGTATCAGGAAAAGATGCGCCAGATCCATCCTGACGCCACCCTCACCCTGCTCGACCCACCCGAAGGTCCGGCAGGTAAAGGGCTGGCGGCGACAGATGTTTCCATGGAAACCCGCGGCTTTGCGATGTCCTCACTCTCGAAACATAAAAAAGAGGTGATGATCCTGCTCGACTTTCTGGCAAGCCCGGAAGGGCAAATGATGGAGCAGATGGGCTTCGAAAACACGCACTACGTTCGTCAAGGCGACACGATAAGCGTGACGCCGAAAATTAACGCCTGGTATCCCCGGTTTATCCAGGCCGCCAACTGGAAGCCGCCGGTGGAGTGGCGTACGCCCGCGATGCTGCGCTATATCGACAATTCACAACGTTATTTTAGGGCGGATAACGCCTTTATCTTCCCGGCGTCGTTTGCCGCCGCCATCGACTCAACCAGCAGTATTTACAATCAGTGGGCGTACCAGTTTGTCTCTGGCAAAGCGTCATTTGACAAGTGGGATCAGTACGTCAGCGCCTGGAAAGCCGCAGGTGGAAACGCCATGACCGAATATGCAGAGGAAAAACTAAAATGA